A single region of the Gossypium arboreum isolate Shixiya-1 chromosome 12, ASM2569848v2, whole genome shotgun sequence genome encodes:
- the LOC108479202 gene encoding shaggy-related protein kinase kappa-like, with amino-acid sequence MASASLGNGGAGSSRSVNGFKSSSSSVDWLGREMLEMRLTDKVDHDEDRDSEPDVVDGVGAETGHVIRTTIGGRNGHSKQNVSYIAEHVVGTGSFGVVFQAKCRENGEIIAIKKVLQDKRYKNRELQIMQMLDHPNIVSLKHYFFSKTDKEELYLNLVLEYVPETVNRTARSYTRINTRMPLIYVKLYTYQICRALAYIHNCIGICHRDIKPQNLLVNPHTHQLKICDFGSAKMLVKGEPNVSYICSRYYRAPELIFGSTEYTTAIDIWSTGCVMAELLLGQPLFPGESGVDQLVEIIKVLGTPTREEIKCMNPNYTEFKFPQIKPHPWHKVFQKRLPPEAVDLVCRFFQYSPNLRCTALEACVHPFFDELRDPNVRLPNGRPLPPLFNFKPQELSGIPPEVVKKLIPEHACKQNLFMALHT; translated from the exons ATGGCTTCTGCAAGCCTAGGAAATGGTGGAGCAGGTAGTTCAAGGTCTGTCAACGGTTTCAAAAGTTCTTCTAGTTCTGTTGATTGGCTGGGGAGAGAAATGCTTGAAATGAGATTGACAGACAAAGTGGACCATGACGAAGACAGA GACAGTGAACCTGATGTAGTTGATGGAGTGGGTGCTGAAACAGGGCATGTGATAAGAACAACCATTGGTGGTCGAAATGGTCATTCAAAGCAG AATGTCAGTTATATTGCTGAGCATGTGGTTGGAACTGGTTCTTTTGGTGTTGTTTTCCAA GCAAAATGtcgtgaaaatggagaaattattGCCATCAAGAAGGTTCTACAAGACAAGCGTTACAAGAACAGGGAGTTACAGATTATGCAAATGCTGGACCATCCAAATATAGTGTCCCTTAAGCATTATTTTTTCTCAAAAACAGACAAGGAGGAACTCTACCTCAATCTTGTTCTTGAGTATGTTCCTGAGACTGTTAATCGCACAGCAAGAAGCTACACCCGGATCAACACACGAATGCCTTTAATATATGTTAAACTCTATACCTATCAG ATTTGCAGAGCACTTGCCTATATACACAACTGCATTGGTATATGTCACCGTGATATTAAACCTCAAAACTTACTT GTGAATCCACATACACATCAGCTGAAAATTTGTGATTTTGGGAGTGCTAAAATGCTG GTAAAGGGAGAGCCTAATGTTTCTTACATCTGCTCGAGATATTATCGTGCTCCTGAACTCATATTTGGTTCTACTGAGTACACAACTGCCATAGATATATGGTCCACTGGTTGTGTGATGGCTGAGTTGCTTCTTGGACAG CCACTGTTTCCTGGTGAGAGCGGGGTCGACCAATTAGTTGAAATCATTAAG GTTTTGGGGACTCCAACAAGGGAGGAGATCAAGTGCATGAACCCGAACTACACTGAATTCAAGTTTCCCCAGATAAAACCACATCCATGGCACAAG GTCTTCCAAAAGCGTTTACCTCCAGAAGCAGTAGACCTTGTCTGTAGGTTTTTTCAGTACTCTCCTAATTTGCGATGCACTGCT TTGGAGGCTTGCGTTCACCCTTTCTTTGATGAATTGAGGGACCCAAATGTTCGCCTTCCCAACGGCCGTCCTCTACCACCTCTCTTCAATTTCAAGCCTCAAG AGCTCTCTGGTATCCCTCCAGAAGTTGTCAAGAAACTTATTCCGGAGCATGCTTGCAAGCAGAATTTATTCATGGCACTGCACACTTAG
- the LOC108479203 gene encoding regulator of nonsense transcripts UPF3-like isoform X1: MVRVFEGMKGTLDRTKVILRHLPPSITESVLLEQVDSAFSGRYNWLSFRPGKSSQKNLSYSRAYVDFKRPEDVLEFAEFFNGHVFVSEKGAQFKAVVEYAPSQRVPKQFSKKDGREGTISKDPEYLEFLEFLEKPVENLPSAEIQLERREAERAGVSKDSPIVTPLMDFVRQKRAAKGASRRSLSNGKVSKRAGGLSGGSPSSASSRRGCEKRRGSTTVYVLRDSLKNASGKDKSAYILVSKRDDKQLSDKHATLPSPVGTQISEEESGVSGVTDAGKKKVLLLKGKEREFSHVAGSMLRQQDIASPITKILGSTPIKQNVGREGRIIRGVLLNKDARQSSRVQSEQQLQTPNLEKDRRPSRHSHAQLMLKDTNSSDNKVGSDLHGSEKPERRRRNKDRPDRGVWTLRRSDGSYASDESLSSSAFQSAHIPLDSSEGAYGDTKVDLSNVWSMQPKTVRSARNSSFDGGSSKHGSRCGAVADGSSVVSDGKPGKRGNASYYGSHEKQVWVQKSSSGS, translated from the exons AT ggttagggtttttgaaggcATGAAGGGGACTTTAGATCGAACCAAGGTGATTCTCCGCCACTTACCTCCGTCCATCACGGAGTCCGTGCTTCTCGAACAAGTCGATAGTGCCTTTTCTGGCCGTTACAACTGGCTCTCCTTTCGTCCCGGGAAGAGTAG tcAGAAGAATTTGTCTTATTCAAGAGCGTACGTGGACTTCAAGAGGCCAGAGGATGTTTTAGAGTTTGCAGAATTCTTTAATGGTCATGTATTTGTTAGTGAGAAGG GGGCTCAGTTCAAAGCTGTTGTTGAGTATGCACCTTCTCAACGTGTTCCAAAGCAGTTCTCTAAAAAGGATGGTCGTGAAGGGACCATATCCAAAG ATCCTGAGTATTTGGAGTTCCTTGAATTCCTTGAAAAGCCAGTTGAGAATCTTCCTAGTGCCGAGATACAATTAGAGAGAAGGGAAGCAGAAAGAGCTG GTGTATCAAAGGATAGTCCGATAGTTACACCTTTAATGGATTTTGTTAGACAGAAAAGAGCTGCTAAGGGTGCATCTCgg AGGTCACTATCTAATGGGAAAGTGAGCAAAAGAGCTGGTGGGTTATCTGGTGGAAGTCCAAGTTCAGCATCATCCAGAAGAGGTTGTGAAAAGCGAAGGGGTAGTACTACAGTG TATGTTCTAAGGGATAGCTTGAAAAATGCAAGTGGCAAAGACAAGTCCGCTTACATTTTGGTTTCCAAAAGGGATGATAAGCAACTTTCTGATAAGCATGCTACCTTACCTTCACCTGTGGGAACTCAAATATCTGAAGAGGAAAGTG GAGTTTCTGGAGTTACTGATGCTGGTAAAAAGAAAGTTCTGCTTCTTAAAGGGAAAGAGAGAGAATTTTCTCAT GTGGCTGGAAGCATGTTACGTCAACAGGATATTGCATCGCCAATTACAAAAATACTTGGCTCAACTCCTATCAAACAAAATGTTGGGCGTGAAGGCAGAATTATCAGAGGTGTACTTTTAAACAAGGATGCTCGTCAGTCTTCTCGGGTCCAGTCAGAGCAGCAGCTTCAGACCCCAAATTTGGAAAAGGACAGACGACCTTCTCGGCATTCACATGCACAATTAATGCTGAAGGATACTAACAGTTCAGACAATAAGGTCGGGAGTGACTTGCATGGTAGTGAGAAGCCAGAGAGGCGTAGGAGAAACAAAGACAGGCCAGACCGTGGTGTATGGACCCTTCGCCGTTCTGATGGATCATATGCAAGTGATGAGTCCTTGTCATCGTCTGCTTTTCAATCTGCACATATACCTTTAGATTCTTCAGAAG GGGCTTATGGTGATACTAAAGTTGATTTATCTAATGTTTGGAGCATGCAACCTAAAACTGTCAGAAGTGCACGTAACAGTTCTTTTGATGGTG GATCCTCTAAACATGGTAGCCGATGCGGAGCAGTTGCTGATGGATCATCTGTTGTGAGTGATGGGAAACCAGGGAAGAGAGGCAATGCTTCTTACTATGGTTCTCATGAG AAACAAGTCTGGGTACAGAAATCTAGTTCAGGTTCTTAG
- the LOC108479203 gene encoding regulator of nonsense transcripts UPF3-like isoform X2, translating into MVRVFEGMKGTLDRTKVILRHLPPSITESVLLEQVDSAFSGRYNWLSFRPGKSSQKNLSYSRAYVDFKRPEDVLEFAEFFNGHVFVSEKGAQFKAVVEYAPSQRVPKQFSKKDGREGTISKDPEYLEFLEFLEKPVENLPSAEIQLERREAERAGVSKDSPIVTPLMDFVRQKRAAKGASRRSLSNGKVSKRAGGLSGGSPSSASSRRGCEKRRGSTTVYVLRDSLKNASGKDKSAYILVSKRDDKQLSDKHATLPSPVGTQISEEESGVSGVTDAGKKKVLLLKGKEREFSHVAGSMLRQQDIASPITKILGSTPIKQNVGREGRIIRGVLLNKDARQSSRVQSEQQLQTPNLEKDRRPSRHSHAQLMLKDTNSSDNKVGSDLHGSEKPERRRRNKDRPDRGVWTLRRSDGSYASDESLSSSAFQSAHIPLDSSEGAYGDTKVDLSNVWSMQPKTVRSARNSSFDGSSKHGSRCGAVADGSSVVSDGKPGKRGNASYYGSHEKQVWVQKSSSGS; encoded by the exons AT ggttagggtttttgaaggcATGAAGGGGACTTTAGATCGAACCAAGGTGATTCTCCGCCACTTACCTCCGTCCATCACGGAGTCCGTGCTTCTCGAACAAGTCGATAGTGCCTTTTCTGGCCGTTACAACTGGCTCTCCTTTCGTCCCGGGAAGAGTAG tcAGAAGAATTTGTCTTATTCAAGAGCGTACGTGGACTTCAAGAGGCCAGAGGATGTTTTAGAGTTTGCAGAATTCTTTAATGGTCATGTATTTGTTAGTGAGAAGG GGGCTCAGTTCAAAGCTGTTGTTGAGTATGCACCTTCTCAACGTGTTCCAAAGCAGTTCTCTAAAAAGGATGGTCGTGAAGGGACCATATCCAAAG ATCCTGAGTATTTGGAGTTCCTTGAATTCCTTGAAAAGCCAGTTGAGAATCTTCCTAGTGCCGAGATACAATTAGAGAGAAGGGAAGCAGAAAGAGCTG GTGTATCAAAGGATAGTCCGATAGTTACACCTTTAATGGATTTTGTTAGACAGAAAAGAGCTGCTAAGGGTGCATCTCgg AGGTCACTATCTAATGGGAAAGTGAGCAAAAGAGCTGGTGGGTTATCTGGTGGAAGTCCAAGTTCAGCATCATCCAGAAGAGGTTGTGAAAAGCGAAGGGGTAGTACTACAGTG TATGTTCTAAGGGATAGCTTGAAAAATGCAAGTGGCAAAGACAAGTCCGCTTACATTTTGGTTTCCAAAAGGGATGATAAGCAACTTTCTGATAAGCATGCTACCTTACCTTCACCTGTGGGAACTCAAATATCTGAAGAGGAAAGTG GAGTTTCTGGAGTTACTGATGCTGGTAAAAAGAAAGTTCTGCTTCTTAAAGGGAAAGAGAGAGAATTTTCTCAT GTGGCTGGAAGCATGTTACGTCAACAGGATATTGCATCGCCAATTACAAAAATACTTGGCTCAACTCCTATCAAACAAAATGTTGGGCGTGAAGGCAGAATTATCAGAGGTGTACTTTTAAACAAGGATGCTCGTCAGTCTTCTCGGGTCCAGTCAGAGCAGCAGCTTCAGACCCCAAATTTGGAAAAGGACAGACGACCTTCTCGGCATTCACATGCACAATTAATGCTGAAGGATACTAACAGTTCAGACAATAAGGTCGGGAGTGACTTGCATGGTAGTGAGAAGCCAGAGAGGCGTAGGAGAAACAAAGACAGGCCAGACCGTGGTGTATGGACCCTTCGCCGTTCTGATGGATCATATGCAAGTGATGAGTCCTTGTCATCGTCTGCTTTTCAATCTGCACATATACCTTTAGATTCTTCAGAAG GGGCTTATGGTGATACTAAAGTTGATTTATCTAATGTTTGGAGCATGCAACCTAAAACTGTCAGAAGTGCACGTAACAGTTCTTTTGATG GATCCTCTAAACATGGTAGCCGATGCGGAGCAGTTGCTGATGGATCATCTGTTGTGAGTGATGGGAAACCAGGGAAGAGAGGCAATGCTTCTTACTATGGTTCTCATGAG AAACAAGTCTGGGTACAGAAATCTAGTTCAGGTTCTTAG